A single genomic interval of Helianthus annuus cultivar XRQ/B chromosome 6, HanXRQr2.0-SUNRISE, whole genome shotgun sequence harbors:
- the LOC110865958 gene encoding uncharacterized protein LOC110865958 isoform X2 yields MQIFADEGGMTQTRGGVYWFILPAGYLGSSFWGMVLILASTNLIAARVAAGCLAAALIIVLFVAKNWTLRGLCIGFIVVLAVVWILQETTKVRILRYIIMFIGVMNSVFSIYDIYGDLISRQVHTSDAEKFAEVCPCPCNGVGWGVIWGLISLIFLGIATYFGLVILSQV; encoded by the exons ATGCAAATTTTTGCCGATGAAGGTGGAATGACCCAAACACGCGGCGGTGTATATTGGTTTATATTACCAGCTGGAT ATTTAGGATCCTCATTTTGGGGGATGGTTTTGATACTGGCGTCGACAAATCTTATAGCTGCAAGAGTTGCTGCTGGATGTTTAGCAGCTGCCTTGATTATTGTGCTTTTTGTGGCTAAAAAT TGGACGCTTCGCGGGCTTTGCATAG GATTTATTGTGGTCCTTGCTGTGGTTTGGattttgcaagaaacaacaaaagTTCGAATTCTTCGGTACATCATAATGTTCATTG GTGTGATGAACAGTGTGTTTTCTATCTATG ATATATACGGTGATCTAATATCCAGACAGGTTCACACTAGTGATGCTGAGAAGTTCGCAGAAGTATGTCCTTGTCCGTGTAATGGTGTCGGGTGGGGTGTCATATG GGGTCTTATATCTCTCATTTTTCTCGGTATAGCTACATACTTTGGTCTTGTGATCTTGTCTCAAGTATAA
- the LOC110865958 gene encoding uncharacterized protein LOC110865958 isoform X1, producing MANWELRDCCNHDQLLFLITLAFCVIVILALWRTIVLLPFKLVTIFLHEASHAVACKLTCGHVEGMQIFADEGGMTQTRGGVYWFILPAGYLGSSFWGMVLILASTNLIAARVAAGCLAAALIIVLFVAKNWTLRGLCIGFIVVLAVVWILQETTKVRILRYIIMFIGVMNSVFSIYDIYGDLISRQVHTSDAEKFAEVCPCPCNGVGWGVIWGLISLIFLGIATYFGLVILSQV from the exons ATGGCTAATTGGGAGCTCAGAGACTGTTGTAATCATGATCAGTTGCTGTTTCTTATCACTCTGGCTTTCTGTGTCATTGTCATTCTTGcg CTATGGAGGACAATAGTGCTTTTACCATTCAAGCTTGTCACTATTTTTCTTCATGAAGCCAGTCATGCTGTTGCTTGCAAACTTACATGTGGCCAT GTGGAAGGAATGCAAATTTTTGCCGATGAAGGTGGAATGACCCAAACACGCGGCGGTGTATATTGGTTTATATTACCAGCTGGAT ATTTAGGATCCTCATTTTGGGGGATGGTTTTGATACTGGCGTCGACAAATCTTATAGCTGCAAGAGTTGCTGCTGGATGTTTAGCAGCTGCCTTGATTATTGTGCTTTTTGTGGCTAAAAAT TGGACGCTTCGCGGGCTTTGCATAG GATTTATTGTGGTCCTTGCTGTGGTTTGGattttgcaagaaacaacaaaagTTCGAATTCTTCGGTACATCATAATGTTCATTG GTGTGATGAACAGTGTGTTTTCTATCTATG ATATATACGGTGATCTAATATCCAGACAGGTTCACACTAGTGATGCTGAGAAGTTCGCAGAAGTATGTCCTTGTCCGTGTAATGGTGTCGGGTGGGGTGTCATATG GGGTCTTATATCTCTCATTTTTCTCGGTATAGCTACATACTTTGGTCTTGTGATCTTGTCTCAAGTATAA